The following nucleotide sequence is from Glycine max cultivar Williams 82 chromosome 9, Glycine_max_v4.0, whole genome shotgun sequence.
ttataaattatcattgatAGTTAAATCACAATAATGGCTGAAATCTAACTCAATTAGTTAAATAAGATAGATAAACTATTATAAAttcctctctctatatatatatatcctcctaccatagataaaaaaaaatcagaatataaaaactctttacACACTTCACACATACACTGATTTATCATTAACAATAGCTGTTAGTTTTTGACAGTTGGCCAAAGGTCACGTAATATACGTTCATGAATTGGACTTCCACCACGTGCCAGCGGTAAAACAAGATAATGAAGCTGCAATGATTTGGTCAGTTTACCAAGAAGTCATATAAGTATCCATCCACTTATCAAATCTCGTCCCTTTCCGATCATGATTCccttcaaattttatttcaagtgCATCAATCTCAACCatttatatatactaaaataaaacatttagaaaaaaataatttgaaaagaatgGAGGGTGAAAGATTGAACTGCATCCCTGCACTTATTTTTCAGCTACAGAGGATCCGTATCCTTCCCTCTCATCCACACTCTTTCTACCGAAAAGTTATCAGTCAGTAAAACTCTTAAACgatagaaaaaatatgattaaaaaaaaaaatcttactaaaTTTTACGAGTCAAGTGTTCTGATGAAGAATGAAGTACAGATACTTCATTTCTTTGTTCTGTCTCGTGTCCGACACGCATTCATGTCAGTATCCGACACCGGCATGATATCCGTATTACATTCTATATTTTGAACATTCCATGTGTTCATGTCCGTATCATGTCTGGTGTCTGTGTCGGTGCGTGCTTCATAGTTAATGAGAGACAAAACCAATAAATATTGTATACCACTAAGATAATAACAAAAGAAACTATTCACTCTGTCCAACCAAGTACTCAACACTTGAAAGCACTAAACAGTATATCCCATTCAGCCTcattgcagaagaagaagatggaggGGTCTCGAGTCTCAGAGTCAGAGGGTCACCCCTACGTCCCACGTGACTTGCACCTTCCTGGCTACGTTCCTTGCTTCCTTTCCGTCTCTAACATTCTATCTGTCTATGTCTTCTCTTCTCTCCTCCTTCTCTCTCTCGTCTGGATCTTCTCAGGTACCACCAGCACAACACTTTTCTCCAAGTTTTTAGTAAACTCTCCACAACCCATCAAGTATTACACTTTCGCTTAAATATTCTTTCAAATAATGATGAAGTAGtcttaaaagtattaaatatccATCAATTTAGTTCCTACATTGATATACGAGGAAAATGTggttttagtctttatatttttcagGAAATGTGCTCGAAGTCCCTGTATGTTATTAACATTGTGGCTGAATGTCATTTGTTATTCAACAGTATGGCCTGATCCTGATGCTTTGTTATTTGATATAATCCAAATTGGATTACCCCTGTATTCTTTGAACCTATTCATTGTTCTGTATGCTTGGTAACAGGCTAACAATCATACCACAATTAAGTTATTAACCCTAATTCcaaagggtgtgtttggtttagagGATAAAAATAGGGAGGATGGAAATAGaaggagattttttttaattaaagtagaGTGTAAAGAGGTGTGAgtctgacaaaaaaaattacaaaatttctcTTGTATATTATTTCCATCCTTCAAAACAAACACACCCTAAATGAAGATGGTTGCCTCGAATAAGAATCCAAGTCTAAATTCTACAAGCGGAATATGTAGTTTGTGGAATAAATAAATCCATATCAGTTGTTGTATGCTGTCTGAGTTCACTCTATATGTTCTCTTACTTGCTTTGGTTTTTAGAGtatactttttcttcttctttatcatTGTTATTTGAATTTCTGTCATCAGATTGGTGGAAATGGTTTTAGGCTTCTGATTTTGTTTACATGACTTTGGTATTCTCCCAGGACGCCTTATGAAAACCACAGTCGATAGACTGCTGATGTGCTGGTTGGCCTTCACAGGCCTCACACACACGATTATTGAGggttattttgttttctcaCCTGAGTTTTTCAAGGATAGGAATGGCTTCTACCTGGCTGAAGTTTGTGAGCTTCTTTTACATTGAACACAAATGTACCATTGTTAGAATTTGGAGACCTTTCAAGGAATTTTCTGTTTCTTATTTGCTGGAAATTTTTCAATCAACAAATAACAGGGAAGGAATATAGCAAAGCGGATTCAAGGTATGCAGGAAGGAATGCTGCAGTAGTTGGTTTTGAGGGCCCAACAGCTGTTTTTGTGGGTCCAGCTTGCCTTCTAGCAGTGTAAGTAgtaaataaagaacaaaagaaatgaCTAAGATAACTAATGCTATGCCACTCCAACTAATGAATTTTCTTTAACCGAGCCAAATGGCCTCTGATCCATGTAGCTGACCTCACTTACtcaaataagattttattgttgttgtttgtagtaGTTTAACTCTGAATTTCATGCTGTATTTTCTAATGCTTTTCATTATTTCACACCTAGCTGTTTGTATTGCCAATATGGATGACAGATATGCAATTGCAACTGAGAAGTCATATAGCTACATACTTCAGTTTTCCGTTTCTTTGGGCCAACTATACGGAATTGCTGTTTATTATATAACAGGAATCTTGGAAGGTGATGATTTTTCTGCAAGTTTGTTTTACTATTATGCATACTATATTCTAGCAAATTCCCCCTGGATTGTAATACCCTCAATCGTTGCCATCCGCTGCTGGAGGAAGATCTGTGCAGCATTCTGAGTTCAAGGAGGCCAGAAAAAGAAGCCTAAACTTCGTTGATGCAGACCTTTTCAGGTTATTGGTTTTAAAGATCCTGCGCTAATAATGATGTTTTAGGGTGGTTGAGATAGGAGATATTGTTTCAAGAATTGTGTCAATTTACTCTCTTAAACTTCAAATCTCAGGGAGGAGAAAAAAATCCAACTGTCATTTGAGAAGTTCATGTTTTTAAGTTTTGAACAAGTATTCTCCTATCattgatttgaaattgaatggtACATGCTAGAATATAGACACTATTGCTTTTGCTCTTTGTAGCTACACTCTTTCCACTTCTTTCCGTTAATTttcatttaggaaaaaaaaggtGGATTATGTTATAGTGTTTTAAGGTGGGTACTGCATTTGTTTTCTGTCTCTTAATAAAACAATAGTTAACCTTCTTTTGTAAACActaaaaagtatacaaaacatTTAATAAGATTGCAAATAATCCAGCAAAATCCTTGTCTTCATCCAACAATCCCAAGCCTCTCAGAAACCTCACATGGAGCTATATTGTTATTCTGTAAGAATATTTGGAGAACATCTTGTGATGTTATTgtgttttagaatatttttactTTCCCATAACACGATTCTAGTTATGCTTGATAAATTGAGTTTATTAAGCAAATCACGGAGATGCATTCCACAGGTTCCTTAAGATTACTTGCCAGTGAGATGCTGACCATGATGATGAAGTAATAGAATACATAACATTTTACAAGTTTCTTATAGtagatgaaaaaacaaaatgattttcagtccattttttttctagaattGTTTTTGACATTCACAACAAAGAAACTTACTGCTGACAATTCCTAGAAAAGTTTGTGGGAAGGAGTCATTTTGTGCATATAAAAAGatctttgatttttgaaagtgCTTACTTTGAGACAAAgtcttcaatttaaatttgtggTTTGCAGTTTCTATCGAGTTTGCTTACTTTGGAGAAATAGATCTGTAATGCAATGCTTCTCCCATGACCATAATTGTTGCACAAGATACCTCACCCCTTATAGTACAAATGCAAATCGACTGCTTAATGTTTGATCTTGTAATAGTGCATCAGTTGGATCATGGGTTGCATTTTGCATTTCGTTGACTACAGTATCGTTTAAATCAAAAGCACAAGTCTAACATGTTCACCtaatataaactctttttttaggcttattattttaacatatttaacCTGAAAATGTACTTAAAAGCCTATTTTATAGTAAGAGCtataaaataagattatattTTACACATTTAACTAAGTTATTAACGTATCTACTATCTACCTTTATATGAGAGTTAAATTTTAGGCCATGTTTGGAAGAGTTTATTAACACTGTTGTAAGTTCTTTGGAGAGTTTATGAAAATAACTTATTCATATGTCCATAAgttgttttcaatttgtttcaaaaagtttttcaaaatagattttgaaaataacttatagcttatatgaaaataattttttcccatttcctttttatttatcaaaaaaatttatacgtTTATATGATAAGAACTTTTTCTATAGACctttaaattatcataaatctataattttaaaatataatagtaaaaatttaatcaataatatttttttgagtgacaatcaataatattattttcatcacattattatgtttatttaaataagttgaCTTATATCAATATGTTTAGAGTTAGAAGAGGATAGATCTCACTGAATCTAACCAGCTTGATTCCGTGACAAAAATGTTATGATAACCTAATTAATTACACAGTGTCACATTGATTTTTGCAGgttttgaaaatgacttacagttAGTACTACATTATTGCTTCGACCAGAACAAGACTATTTTTATACGTCATGCTTAATGTATCAACACAATCACTAGTAGATGCGATTGAAATTGAATATGTTTGAAATGATTGAATGTGATGCCTAATCTTGTTAATCCTGCAAAGCATACTACGTTGAATTAACATGACAATCATTGAAGTCATTTTCAAGTACCGATCAACTGATGGGAGTAACTTGTTACATCCTAGGCTTTCTTTAAATCCAGCAGTTCAGTTTCCCAACTTGAAGCAATCAGAGGGTACATAGTACATACTTACAAACCAGTTGTGACAAAGCAACCAAATTATGCAGTGATAAATTCCACTAGTTTAAAGTGACAAATGTGCTTATGCAATATGCTCACGGATGGGTAGGAAATtagttattattgttgaaagatATTAAAAATCACATGTGTTGCACGGGTAGGCAATTAGTTATTAGTTTATATCCATGCACCAAACCAAATGTCTTCCCTCCAACTCAGTAGTCAACACTGGGCAGCACTAgacactactactactactctatcattctcttcatccccattgcagaagaagaagaagatggaggGATCTCATTCTCAGGTCTCAAAGGGTCATCCCTACGTCCCACGCGACTTGCATCTACCCGGCTATGTTCCTTGCTTCCTCTCTGTCTCTAACATCCTCTCCATCTACGTCTTCTCCTCTTTGCTCATCGTCGCTCTCGTCTGGATCTTCTCAGGTACCACCAACACAACAACACTTTTCTCCAGGCTTTCAACAATAATGTAAAAGTTTTTGAGGTCTCGTTATTAACTAGTAAACTATCAATTTGGTGCCTCACCTTTTCTTGCAAATAGTCTTTAATGTAATGAAATTATACAAGAAGTCccaaaagtattaaatatttataaatttacttCTTACATTGCTATATTTTACTAACATTCAAAGAATTTTTGCATACTTGGAAGGCTATTAGTATGATTTCTAATACTCGATTGAgagattatttatataatttatttactttaggGACTATTTAGAAGAGGGAGAGTAACATTTAGGAATAAGAATCCAAGTCTAAATTCTATAAGTCGAATTTGTAGTTTGTGCAATAAAGAAACCATATCAGTTGGTTTATGCTGTCTCAGTTCACTTTATATGTTCTCTCATCCAGTGTTTCGATTTTGGATTGATTATTAGAACTCAAAAAGCAAATTATCCCACCATGATTTTCTACCATAAGTCATAACACGGAGTACCTTAAAGCTACGATGGTTATATTATATCTATGTGATCCACCTCGTTTCCAAACACTCACTCGGTTGCTTTGTTTTTTAgagtacactttttttttctttatcattgtCATTTGAATG
It contains:
- the LOC100815125 gene encoding probable 3-beta-hydroxysteroid-Delta(8),Delta(7)-isomerase; amino-acid sequence: MEGSRVSESEGHPYVPRDLHLPGYVPCFLSVSNILSVYVFSSLLLLSLVWIFSGRLMKTTVDRLLMCWLAFTGLTHTIIEGYFVFSPEFFKDRNGFYLAEVWKEYSKADSRYAGRNAAVVGFEGPTAVFVGPACLLAVYAIATEKSYSYILQFSVSLGQLYGIAVYYITGILEGDDFSASLFYYYAYYILANSPWIVIPSIVAIRCWRKICAAF